Genomic window (Dolosigranulum savutiense):
ATTTTTCGTTTTATATAATTTGATCAGTTAATATTTCACATAACATCCAGATTTTTTTAATAATTTGTTGCTTTTTCACATCAATTGTTTTATACTTTTAATAACATATTGATGAGCAGAGTAGTAAGTTGATAGATTTCAGAGAGCTTGCGGATGGTGAGAGCAAGTATCAGAGACTTGTGAATATGGGCTTTGAATGGCTATGATAAACATAGATGGGTGGTGTCCATTATTGCACTGACAGTTTACTAACTGTTATGAGATTTACTTAGCAATAAGTAAATGAATTAAGGTGGTACCACGGTTAATCGTCCTTTATGTATGCGTGCGGCATGCGTAAGGGATATTTTTTTATCTAAAAAAGGAGGAATCATATGATCTCAATCCAAGATGTTAGTGTTAAATTTCAGACAAAAGATACTTGTATTCAAGCAGTTGATTGTGTAAATTTAAGCATTCAGCAAGGAGATATCTTTGGTATTATCGGTTACAGTGGAGCTGGAAAAAGTACTTTGCTACGCTGTCTAAACTTATTAGAGAGACCTACAACTGGTCATATTTATATTGACAATCAAGATTTATTAGCTATGAATAAAAAAGAGCTTAGACGAATACGAAGTAATATTGGTATGATTTTTCAGCAATTTAATTTAATTTCAACAAAAACGGTAGCTGAAAATATTTTATTTAACTTAAAGGCTGGTACAATACCAGCAAATGAGTATCAAGAACGAGTAGAAGAGTTACTTCATTTAGTTGGTTTAAGTGATAAAGCAAATAATTATCCTAGTGAACTATCTGGAGGACAAAAGCAGCGTGTTGGTATTGCTAGAGCTCTGGCTAATAACCCTAGTATATTATTGTGTGATGAGGCAACTAGTGCACTTGATCTAGAAACAACCAAGCAAATACTATCGTTACTCCGTGATATTAATCAAAAGTTAGGTATCACTATAGTACTTGTCACACATGAAATGGATGTGATTAAAGCAATTTGTAATCAAGTTGCT
Coding sequences:
- a CDS encoding methionine ABC transporter ATP-binding protein, yielding MISIQDVSVKFQTKDTCIQAVDCVNLSIQQGDIFGIIGYSGAGKSTLLRCLNLLERPTTGHIYIDNQDLLAMNKKELRRIRSNIGMIFQQFNLISTKTVAENILFNLKAGTIPANEYQERVEELLHLVGLSDKANNYPSELSGGQKQRVGIARALANNPSILLCDEATSALDLETTKQILSLLRDINQKLGITIVLVTHEMDVIKAICNQVAVMEKGRIIEQQDVYQVFANPTSDLMKHFVENLYDDKLPEELLQKHQQDTIVRLIFLQETAEQPIIDYVKEQFDISISIIHGKIEYINNTPLGHLTVVLSGENTEKQNVIDYLNNSLSAVKVVNYNE